TGGCTCTGCGGGAGCCTCGCCCCACCCTCAACTGAGGGAATTCGACGTTCTGCATTGTTCTCAGCCGGCGGAATGCTAACGTCTCCATGGTGAATGGTCTATTGATTGGCTTGTTAACGGTGCTGGCGGCCGAGAATCCGGCTGCGACGCCGAACGAGCGGCCGCCCAGGAACAGCGCGGCGACCCTAAAAGTCCCAAACCCCAACGACGCCGTCGAGCAGGAGTATCAGAAGCTCCTTGAGGAAGACGACGCCGCGCAGGAGGAGGTCGATAAGTGGATTCGGGACGAACAGGCGTTCGCCAAAGCCGGAGCCGGGATTTCCAAGGCCGCTCTGGCCGCCAAGATCGATCAGCGATTCGGCAAGGTGCGCAAAGCCTACGGGGATTTCTTGCTCTTTCATCCCAAGCACGCCCGCGCACGCCTCGCTTACGGCAGCTTTCTCAACGAAACGGGCGAAGAAGACGAAGCCGTGGCGGAATGGGAGAAAGCGCGCGAGATCGATCCGAAGAATCCGGCCGCGTGGAACAATCTCGCCAACCATTTCGGCCACCGCGGCCCCGTGGACAAGGCGTTCGCCTACTACGAGAAAGCGATCGAACTCAATGCCGCCGAGCCCACTTATTACTGGAACCTCGCGACCACGGTCTATCTGTTCCGCCGCGACGCCATGGAATATTACAAGTTCTCGGAGCCGCAGGTCTTCGATCGCGCGCTCGAACTCTATCGCAAGG
The DNA window shown above is from Verrucomicrobiota bacterium and carries:
- a CDS encoding tetratricopeptide repeat protein gives rise to the protein MNGLLIGLLTVLAAENPAATPNERPPRNSAATLKVPNPNDAVEQEYQKLLEEDDAAQEEVDKWIRDEQAFAKAGAGISKAALAAKIDQRFGKVRKAYGDFLLFHPKHARARLAYGSFLNETGEEDEAVAEWEKAREIDPKNPAAWNNLANHFGHRGPVDKAFAYYEKAIELNAAEPTYYWNLATTVYLFRRDAMEYYKFSEPQVFDRALELYRKALQLDPKNFILAHDYAQSYYGIKPLRTADALAAWKEALKLANDDVEREGVYLHLARVELNSGLFEDSRKHLNSVTNQMHLNLKNRLLRNLAEKQSQAPATNAPPAKVPPTK